The sequence TTCCCAAAACTCTCCAGAGCCCCTGTGATGGAAACCTGATAGAAGCCAATTTCTGCTAGGATCTTACACTGACTTCACTCCCATTCCACCTTTGGTCTCAATGATCAAGAATTAATGGGCTCCACAAATTCCCTGATTGCATGGAGTGACACCTTTGTGTCTTCTGTTCCTTCGACAGTGTTATACTGAGAGACAGAATATAAAAATGTTCTGGCTGTTTTTCTCTGAGATTTTATACTTTGACACATATTTAAGGTACAATTTCAAGAAGGCACAAAACTCTTTACAttgcttaataacaaaaaagagatTGAAACGGAGTTTGTGCTACAGTAAGTAACTAGTAGTTAGTGTCAGGAAATGTTGGATTTACTTTATTGGTAGCTATGATGGTATGGGGATAAAGTAAAGCCCAGAGAATGAAGTAACATggtccgaggtcacacagctcctaAATGTCACACTCCACTTCTCACCTTTGCACCACATTTCAGTGAGCAATGAGTTCTGAATAGGTTCTAATGCATGGCTCACTTTTAACATGCAATTCAGAAGAAAGACTGCCCGTAGCAATTCTGGGGGAAAAGTAAATAATGTACCTATGGGCTTTCATTGGATGGAAATAGGGTTGCTCATGGAGGAAAGATTCATTGTGAAACTGATCACTAGCATCTGTTTCCTGGACAACTTCCATCCAAATGCTTTGAGGTTGCTCAGCTTATAGCCTCACCCCACCATCCAGAAGGGTCCAATGAGTACAGAGGAAGAAGATGAGCCTCAAGAGAACCCGAGCTTGAAGAGGAAGGACCAGAACAAGAGAGGAAGCCCCAGAAGGGTGGGCATGTCTACACTCTCCATCTCCCCAGCACCTTCTTCAGGGCCCTTATTACCTCCTTGTTCTTCAGGCTGTAAATGAGTGGGTTGAGCATTGGAGTGAGGATGGTGTAGAAGATGGAGGTGGCTCTGTCTCCCGCTGGTGTCCTAGCAGAAGCTCTCTGCATGTAGTTAAATATGCCTCCCCCATAGTAAAGGCCCACCACAGCCAGGTGGGAGGAGCAAGTGGTCAGGGCCTTCTGTTTCCCCTCCATGGAGGGCATCCTAATCACAGCAATGAGGATCCGGGCATAGGAAGCCACAATGACCCCCAGGGGCAGCAGCAGCATGAGCACACAGCAAGTAAAGATGAGgtcttcaaagagggaagtgtCAGCACAAGAGAGCCTCAACAGGGCTGGGACCTCACAGAAAAAGTGGTCCACCTGGAGAGAGCCGCAGTAGGGGAAGGTGAAGACCATGCCCACGTCAATCACGCTGTCGGCCACTCCACCCATCCAGGATGCCAAGGCCATCAGACAGCAGGCCTTCCAGTTCATGAGCACAGGGTACCTCAGGGGGTGGCACACTGCCACATACCTGTCATAGGACATGACTGCTAACAGGAAGCACTCCCCTCCTCCTACCATGACCACGAAAAAGACCTGAGCCGCACAGCCACCCCGAGAGATGAACTGACTGCCCGAGAGGTAGTTGGCTGCCATCTTGGGCACCACCGTGCCCATCATGGTCAGGTCCATGATGGAGAGCTGGCTGAGAAAAAAGTACATCGGGGTGTGCAGGCACTTGTCAGCTTGTatgagcaggaggaagaggatgttTCCAGCCAGGGCGGCAGCAGAGGCCAGAAGgacaagggaaaaaaggaagaagtcatATGGTGAGTAGCTGAACAGACCCAAAAGGATGAAATCTGATAGGGATGTGTGGTTCCAGAGGTCCATGGCCTTGACCctgagtgaaaaataaaggagCAAACATAAGAACAAAATGACTTACCTGGCATCTCCATTATACAAGGAAAATAACTGTCTCTTGTGTCTTCTAAAGGACAATGCCCAGCCCGCTGTTATAACCCATTCTTTCCTCCTGCAGTGAAAATCCATTTCCTCTCAGTTGTCCtcaggatttgattttatttctcctGAAAGACTAGGGAGCAAGCCCCCAGAGGAGGAGCTTCAGGGAAtgcaaggaggagagagaaaaggggtaGTAAGTAACAGGTGAATAGCTGTAGATGTAGGAGAAGGGGACACAGATTTAAGAAGATGTAGGGGAACAGAATTTGTCACCcgaaaatgtctctttggcatgtggattatttcaagCTTAAAACAATCAGGCCCAAAAGACTAAAGAGGAAACTTTGGCCTTCCCCCAAGTGCCTAAAAGAATTTCAATAGAGTATTTTTCCCGGAATAGAGCTATTACCAGAGGTATCTGCACAGAACATTCACCAAGTGTGTCTGTGTGGGGGAAACTCTAGGCAGGGTCTAGAGACCAGGGAGGATTCTGTTTCCCATTGTCACCACATGGcccaggaaacatttatttaccaaacttTGGCTTTTttatctccatgtgaattgccttcctccctttgaaatcccaaaccactacccccaaaTCCTCTTTTGTCTTGaaagctgaagatggtatttaagagGAGGGCTTTAGCCCTTTTGGTGAGTTACTTAGTTTTCCCAAGTCTCTCTCAAGTATGCATGTTATTAAACCTATGTTTGATTTTGTCCTATGAACCTGTGTCATGTCAATCTAATTCTTGAAGCAGCCAGAAGAAcccagagaggcagaggaaagTTTCTTCCTCTTTGACAGGGGGGAAGTGAGTactgaggatggagagagagagagagaaggaggtgaGAAAGGGGGTGGGAAAGCACAGGTGTAAGgacaaatacaaattgaaaagaacagaaaagactcctttctccattttccttagcaagtactttaaaaatgtgcaatcataagttccttctctctctgaaatatgtaagcctttaaaagtaaaataagctCTAGCCAGATTTCTGACCCAGGAATGTCTTCTCAAGGACCTAGAAACCATCTtcttgaaatgtaatcatcaaggaAGATAGAGCCCTTACCTCTCAGGCTCTGTAAGAGGACAGGACCCTAACTTCAGCAGGCACTTTGCTCCAAGTTGTAGAATTATCTCTTGTCATGACATGTGAGAAGTCTGTATTTGCTTTGGATAAATCCAGCTAACACACGCAGATAGTC is a genomic window of Hippopotamus amphibius kiboko isolate mHipAmp2 chromosome 15, mHipAmp2.hap2, whole genome shotgun sequence containing:
- the LOC130836680 gene encoding olfactory receptor 2M5-like, which gives rise to MDLWNHTSLSDFILLGLFSYSPYDFFLFSLVLLASAAALAGNILFLLLIQADKCLHTPMYFFLSQLSIMDLTMMGTVVPKMAANYLSGSQFISRGGCAAQVFFVVMVGGGECFLLAVMSYDRYVAVCHPLRYPVLMNWKACCLMALASWMGGVADSVIDVGMVFTFPYCGSLQVDHFFCEVPALLRLSCADTSLFEDLIFTCCVLMLLLPLGVIVASYARILIAVIRMPSMEGKQKALTTCSSHLAVVGLYYGGGIFNYMQRASARTPAGDRATSIFYTILTPMLNPLIYSLKNKEVIRALKKVLGRWRV